The following proteins are co-located in the Vigna angularis cultivar LongXiaoDou No.4 chromosome 2, ASM1680809v1, whole genome shotgun sequence genome:
- the LOC108329610 gene encoding uncharacterized protein LOC108329610 isoform X1 → MADHSDSSPLVPPLPLTDPSEIDLEAGPSEQIQCRICLETDGRDFIAPCKCKGTSKYVHRECLDHWRAVKEGFAFAHCTTCKAPYHLRVHVAADRKWRTLKFRFFVTRDILFIFLSVQLVIASLAYLVYLIDGYQQYWLRLLWGFDSEMSFYYICGALLFFALLGLSGCFITCYDRRVRNDLAQPCRELCLCCCQPGVCADCHLPGTLCMWTDCTTCFESCGTMATECGGCLGGAGEAGLPLLFIMALVVLGLFTVIGIFYSVLVATMVGQRIWQRHYHILAKRMLTKEYVVEDVDGELTGSDWSPPALPPEHVQQLKTLGLL, encoded by the exons ATGGCGGATCACTCAGACTCTTCTCCTCTCGTCCCTCCCCTTCCTCTCACTGACCCTTCCGAGATCGACCTCGAAGCCGGTCCCTCCGAACAAATCCAATGCCGAATTTGTCTCGAAACCGATG GTAGAGATTTCATAGCCCCTTGTAAGTGCAAAGGTACATCAAAATATGTACACCGAGAATGTTTAGATCATTGGCGAGCAGTTAAG GAAGGGTTTGCCTTTGCTCACTGTACAACATGCAAGGCTCCTTACCATTTGCGTGTTCATGTTGCTGCTGATAGGAAATGGCGGACCCTGAAATTTCGTTTTTTTGTCACCAGAGACATTCTGTTTATTTTTCTGTCTGTCCAGCTT GTCATTGCATCACTGGCATATCTGGTTTATCTAATAGATGGTTACCAGCAATATTGGCTTCGTCTTCTCTGGGGTTTTGATAGTGAAATGAGCTTTTACTACATATGTG GAGCTCTATTATTTTTCGCACTGCTTGGCCTATCTGGGTGCTTCATTACTTGTTATGATCGAAGAGTTCGCAATGATTTAGCTCAACCTTGTAGAGAGTTATGTCTTTGTTGCTGTCAACCTGG AGTTTGTGCAGACTGTCATTTGCCGGGCACTCTTTGTATGTGGACTGATTGTACCACTTGCTTTGAGAGTTGTGGAACCATGGCAACTGAATGTGGTGGCTGTTTGGGGGGTGCTGGGGAAGCAGGGCTACCATTATTATTCATAATGGCTTTGGTTGTTCTGGGACTTTTTACTGTAATTGGGATATTCTACAGTGTATTGGTGGCTACAATGGTAGGTCAGCGGATATGGCAACGTCATTATCACATACTTGCAAAAAGGATGCTAACAAAG GAGTATGTGGTTGAAGACGTCGATGGAGAGCTGACAGGGTCTGATTGGTCTCCCCCGGCTCTCCCTCCTGAGCATGTTCAGCAGTTGAAAACATTGGGTCTACTGTGA
- the LOC108329610 gene encoding uncharacterized protein LOC108329610 isoform X2: MADHSDSSPLVPPLPLTDPSEIDLEAGPSEQIQCRICLETDGRDFIAPCKCKGTSKYVHRECLDHWRAVKEGFAFAHCTTCKAPYHLRVHVAADRKWRTLKFRFFVTRDILFIFLSVQLVIASLAYLVYLIDGYQQYWLRLLWGFDSEMSFYYICGALLFFALLGLSGCFITCYDRRVRNDLAQPCREVCADCHLPGTLCMWTDCTTCFESCGTMATECGGCLGGAGEAGLPLLFIMALVVLGLFTVIGIFYSVLVATMVGQRIWQRHYHILAKRMLTKEYVVEDVDGELTGSDWSPPALPPEHVQQLKTLGLL, translated from the exons ATGGCGGATCACTCAGACTCTTCTCCTCTCGTCCCTCCCCTTCCTCTCACTGACCCTTCCGAGATCGACCTCGAAGCCGGTCCCTCCGAACAAATCCAATGCCGAATTTGTCTCGAAACCGATG GTAGAGATTTCATAGCCCCTTGTAAGTGCAAAGGTACATCAAAATATGTACACCGAGAATGTTTAGATCATTGGCGAGCAGTTAAG GAAGGGTTTGCCTTTGCTCACTGTACAACATGCAAGGCTCCTTACCATTTGCGTGTTCATGTTGCTGCTGATAGGAAATGGCGGACCCTGAAATTTCGTTTTTTTGTCACCAGAGACATTCTGTTTATTTTTCTGTCTGTCCAGCTT GTCATTGCATCACTGGCATATCTGGTTTATCTAATAGATGGTTACCAGCAATATTGGCTTCGTCTTCTCTGGGGTTTTGATAGTGAAATGAGCTTTTACTACATATGTG GAGCTCTATTATTTTTCGCACTGCTTGGCCTATCTGGGTGCTTCATTACTTGTTATGATCGAAGAGTTCGCAATGATTTAGCTCAACCTTGTAGAGA AGTTTGTGCAGACTGTCATTTGCCGGGCACTCTTTGTATGTGGACTGATTGTACCACTTGCTTTGAGAGTTGTGGAACCATGGCAACTGAATGTGGTGGCTGTTTGGGGGGTGCTGGGGAAGCAGGGCTACCATTATTATTCATAATGGCTTTGGTTGTTCTGGGACTTTTTACTGTAATTGGGATATTCTACAGTGTATTGGTGGCTACAATGGTAGGTCAGCGGATATGGCAACGTCATTATCACATACTTGCAAAAAGGATGCTAACAAAG GAGTATGTGGTTGAAGACGTCGATGGAGAGCTGACAGGGTCTGATTGGTCTCCCCCGGCTCTCCCTCCTGAGCATGTTCAGCAGTTGAAAACATTGGGTCTACTGTGA